In one Lolium rigidum isolate FL_2022 chromosome 3, APGP_CSIRO_Lrig_0.1, whole genome shotgun sequence genomic region, the following are encoded:
- the LOC124703074 gene encoding kinesin-like protein KIN-14O isoform X1, with amino-acid sequence MEKETMGGHVMLPLENLGLDVPNGEILLGHDKDMSTLQEEISAMRSRHRHLNRRRREALDKLIDLKGSIRVFCRVRPLISTSNFKIKSPITVEQEKITVRAVGVKKDFSVDRVFDQESTQDDVFHEVKPIIRSALDGHNVCILAFGQTGTGKTYTMEGTNDNLGVVPRAIQELFSHASQDSSSTYSFSISMLELYMGSLRDLLAPRQHLFRSTECNTTCNLSILATKSGAVEVEGLTDVAMPDIKKANQWYCRGRRSRSTSWTNVNDVSSRSHCLTRITIRRSGGVTEEVSKLWLVDLGGSERLLKTGASGLTMDEGKAINLSLSALGDVIAALRRKRSHVPYRNSKLTQILSDSLGGGSKFLMVVHISPSKDDVGETICSLGFAKRARLIESCRELSEDLNMLKQKRLSELEKEICDTEHELKDLSEEISSSEVSLEERKKVSPSVCQALCDEKGSPRSTLVVGHIDATDSPRATEKAKTRVSRGSVPHFMSPTECSRQRHGIASHSVSKPRLTKSVNRYPAELRGSQSLSHSSCKNASKARSAAFSSGVSKLKYLSVKSDQINISSNSIDSTAASAPQRRESFISRPVQRAPLHQHRRRMSCLT; translated from the exons ATGGAGAAGGAGACCATGGGGGGTCATGTGATGCTGCCGCTGGAGAACCTGGGCTTGGATGTCCCCAACGGTGAAATCTTACTTGGCCATGACAAGGACATGTCAACTCTGCAAG AGGAGATTTCGGCTATGAGATCAAGGCATAGACATCTCAACCGGAGAAGGCGAGAGGCGCTGGACAAACTCATAGACCTGAAAG GAAGTATCAGGGTGTTCTGCCGGGTCCGGCCGTTAATCTCAACCAGCAACTTCAAGATCAAATCACCAATTACTGTTGAACAAGAGAAGATCACAGTGCGAGCAGTGGGCGTCAAGAAAGATTTCAGTGTTGATAGGGTGTTTGATCAGGAGTCAACGCAAG ATGATGTCTTCCATGAGGTAAAGCCAATCATCAGATCTGCACTTGATGGGCACAACGTCTGCATCCTTGCTTTTGGCCAAACTGGGACAGGAAAGACCTATACAATG GAAGGAACTAACGATAACCTTGGCGTCGTGCCTCGAGCGATACAAGAACTGTTTTCGCATGCTTCTCAAGATAGTTCATCCACATATTCTTTCTCCATAAGCATGCTTGAGCTCTACATGGGAAGTCTCAGGGACTTGTTGGCACCAAGGCAGCATCTCTTCAGGTCCACAGAATGCAATACAACGTG TAATCTCAGCATTCTAGCAACTAAAAGTGGTGCCGTCGAAGTTGAGGGGCTCACCGATGTTGCGATGCCAGACATCAAGAAAGCCAACCAGTGGTATTGCAGAGGGCGGCGATCCCGATCAACATCCTGGACAAATGTCAACGATGTTTCGAGCCGATCACACTG CTTgacaagaattaccataagaagatCTGGAGGTGTCACTGAAGAAGTCAGCAAGCTTTGGCTCGTCGATCTTGGTGGCAGTGAGCGGTTGCTAAAGACTGGTGCGTCTGGGTTGACAATGGATGAAGGTAAGGCCATAAACCTCTCTCTATCAGCCCTTGGAGATGTCATTGCTGCACTAAGACGGAAGAGAAGTCATGTTCCTTACAG AAACAGCAAGCTCACCCAAATTCTCAGTGATTCTCTTG gTGGTGGTTCAAAATTTCTGATGGTAGTGCATATCAGTCCTTCTAAGGATGATGTCGGCGAGACCATCTGCTCACTGGGCTTCGCAAAAAGAGCAAGGTTGATAGAATCCTGCAGAGAGCTTTCAGAG GACTTGAATATGCTTAAGCAGAAGCGgctctcagagcttgagaaggaaATATGTGACACTGAGCACGAGCTCAAGGATCTCAGTGAAGAAATAAGTAGCTCTGAGGTCTCACTTGAAGAGAGGAAGAAGGTCTCTCCATCTGTCTGTCAGGCTCTCTGCGATGAGAAGGGGTCGCCGAGAAGCACTCTGGTGGTAGGGCACATTGATGCTACAGACAGCCCTCGGGCAACCGAAAAGGCCAAAACCAGGGTGTCTCGTGGCTCAGTTCCTCACTTCATGTCCCCAACCGAGTGCAGCCGGCAAAGACATGGCATAGCAAGCCATTCTGTCAGTAAACCAAGGCTGACAAAATCAGTAAACAGATATCCAGCTGAGCTCCGCGGGAGCCAATCGCTCAGCCACTCCAGCTGCAAGAATGCATCGAAGGCTAGGTCAGCGGCATTCTCATCCGGTGTGTCTAAGTTGAAGTACTTGTCAGTAAAATCTGATCAGATCAACATAAGCAGTAACAGCATTGATTCAACGGCAGCGTCAGCGCCTCAACGAAGGGAAAGTTTTATTTCCAGGCCGGTGCAGAGAGCCCCCCTACATCAGCACAGGAGAAGGATGTCGTGTTTAACCTGA
- the LOC124703074 gene encoding kinesin-like protein KIN-14O isoform X2 encodes MEKETMGGHVMLPLENLGLDVPNGEILLGHDKDMSTLQEEISAMRSRHRHLNRRRREALDKLIDLKGSIRVFCRVRPLISTSNFKIKSPITVEQEKITVRAVGVKKDFSVDRVFDQESTQDDVFHEVKPIIRSALDGHNVCILAFGQTGTGKTYTMEGTNDNLGVVPRAIQELFSHASQDSSSTYSFSISMLELYMGSLRDLLAPRQHLFRSTECNTTNLSILATKSGAVEVEGLTDVAMPDIKKANQWYCRGRRSRSTSWTNVNDVSSRSHCLTRITIRRSGGVTEEVSKLWLVDLGGSERLLKTGASGLTMDEGKAINLSLSALGDVIAALRRKRSHVPYRNSKLTQILSDSLGGGSKFLMVVHISPSKDDVGETICSLGFAKRARLIESCRELSEDLNMLKQKRLSELEKEICDTEHELKDLSEEISSSEVSLEERKKVSPSVCQALCDEKGSPRSTLVVGHIDATDSPRATEKAKTRVSRGSVPHFMSPTECSRQRHGIASHSVSKPRLTKSVNRYPAELRGSQSLSHSSCKNASKARSAAFSSGVSKLKYLSVKSDQINISSNSIDSTAASAPQRRESFISRPVQRAPLHQHRRRMSCLT; translated from the exons ATGGAGAAGGAGACCATGGGGGGTCATGTGATGCTGCCGCTGGAGAACCTGGGCTTGGATGTCCCCAACGGTGAAATCTTACTTGGCCATGACAAGGACATGTCAACTCTGCAAG AGGAGATTTCGGCTATGAGATCAAGGCATAGACATCTCAACCGGAGAAGGCGAGAGGCGCTGGACAAACTCATAGACCTGAAAG GAAGTATCAGGGTGTTCTGCCGGGTCCGGCCGTTAATCTCAACCAGCAACTTCAAGATCAAATCACCAATTACTGTTGAACAAGAGAAGATCACAGTGCGAGCAGTGGGCGTCAAGAAAGATTTCAGTGTTGATAGGGTGTTTGATCAGGAGTCAACGCAAG ATGATGTCTTCCATGAGGTAAAGCCAATCATCAGATCTGCACTTGATGGGCACAACGTCTGCATCCTTGCTTTTGGCCAAACTGGGACAGGAAAGACCTATACAATG GAAGGAACTAACGATAACCTTGGCGTCGTGCCTCGAGCGATACAAGAACTGTTTTCGCATGCTTCTCAAGATAGTTCATCCACATATTCTTTCTCCATAAGCATGCTTGAGCTCTACATGGGAAGTCTCAGGGACTTGTTGGCACCAAGGCAGCATCTCTTCAGGTCCACAGAATGCAATACAAC TAATCTCAGCATTCTAGCAACTAAAAGTGGTGCCGTCGAAGTTGAGGGGCTCACCGATGTTGCGATGCCAGACATCAAGAAAGCCAACCAGTGGTATTGCAGAGGGCGGCGATCCCGATCAACATCCTGGACAAATGTCAACGATGTTTCGAGCCGATCACACTG CTTgacaagaattaccataagaagatCTGGAGGTGTCACTGAAGAAGTCAGCAAGCTTTGGCTCGTCGATCTTGGTGGCAGTGAGCGGTTGCTAAAGACTGGTGCGTCTGGGTTGACAATGGATGAAGGTAAGGCCATAAACCTCTCTCTATCAGCCCTTGGAGATGTCATTGCTGCACTAAGACGGAAGAGAAGTCATGTTCCTTACAG AAACAGCAAGCTCACCCAAATTCTCAGTGATTCTCTTG gTGGTGGTTCAAAATTTCTGATGGTAGTGCATATCAGTCCTTCTAAGGATGATGTCGGCGAGACCATCTGCTCACTGGGCTTCGCAAAAAGAGCAAGGTTGATAGAATCCTGCAGAGAGCTTTCAGAG GACTTGAATATGCTTAAGCAGAAGCGgctctcagagcttgagaaggaaATATGTGACACTGAGCACGAGCTCAAGGATCTCAGTGAAGAAATAAGTAGCTCTGAGGTCTCACTTGAAGAGAGGAAGAAGGTCTCTCCATCTGTCTGTCAGGCTCTCTGCGATGAGAAGGGGTCGCCGAGAAGCACTCTGGTGGTAGGGCACATTGATGCTACAGACAGCCCTCGGGCAACCGAAAAGGCCAAAACCAGGGTGTCTCGTGGCTCAGTTCCTCACTTCATGTCCCCAACCGAGTGCAGCCGGCAAAGACATGGCATAGCAAGCCATTCTGTCAGTAAACCAAGGCTGACAAAATCAGTAAACAGATATCCAGCTGAGCTCCGCGGGAGCCAATCGCTCAGCCACTCCAGCTGCAAGAATGCATCGAAGGCTAGGTCAGCGGCATTCTCATCCGGTGTGTCTAAGTTGAAGTACTTGTCAGTAAAATCTGATCAGATCAACATAAGCAGTAACAGCATTGATTCAACGGCAGCGTCAGCGCCTCAACGAAGGGAAAGTTTTATTTCCAGGCCGGTGCAGAGAGCCCCCCTACATCAGCACAGGAGAAGGATGTCGTGTTTAACCTGA